CCATTGTATCAATGGGGGGGGCGCTATCAAGTGTGACCCAAATCACAATTCCTGAAATCCCCTGTCAGATCAAGGGGAAAAGCCCGCGAAAGTCGCTACGCGCCGCGTAAAGGCCCGTACGCAGGCCCCAGCGATTTGCGCTGCCTTTTCGCTTTACAAAACTTTACAGCGGGCGGGGCCAAAAACCCGGGATTTTGGGGGCTACGGACCTAGCGGAGGGGTTTTTGGGGCTCCCCGGGCGGGCAGACCTCCAGGTCGGCGGTCAGTTTCTTGACGAAACAGGCCAGCCGCTCCCCGGGATTGGCCCCCCGGCGCTCCAGGAGCATCCGCTCCATGGCGGTGGGGGGCTTGAGGTATTCGGCCCCCGCGCCCGGCCGAAACCGGCAGGTCCCGCAGATCCCCTGGCAGCAACCCC
This Chrysiogenia bacterium DNA region includes the following protein-coding sequences:
- a CDS encoding (2Fe-2S)-binding protein — protein: MPRITFPDHSSIDAPLGSALPDALGRAKYAGVEWGCCQGICGTCRFRPGAGAEYLKPPTAMERMLLERRGANPGERLACFVKKLTADLEVCPPGEPQKPLR